The genome window TGCTTACTTTATGCGTGGGTGGCAGGCCAACAGACGCAGATAGATAAGTACATGATAAGAACGCCTCAGGTCGTGACTAGAGAAAGTGCACATTTATTGCTGCCCTAGCGAAAACAGGTCATATCATCAGGGCCTTCAGGTCGCTTCACAACATTAAGGCAACTGATTATACTGTATTGGGCTTTTTTTCTAAGATATCACATTTGAGATAGTAAATTGTCTGGACTTTTCAAGAGCAAGGGTTTGCAAACTACAGTACATTAGGTAGTGCTGACAGTTTGTACTGTCTCCGGCATCTAGCACCTCTAACAATAAGGCACTTGAAATCGCAGTAATGACGTCTGGCCAGTAATATCTGTCCACGTGGATAAAAGAGCAGCTGATGCAACCCATAGCCTCAGAAATCTGCCTTGTGAATTCACAAGCAAACACAAAATCTACATATAGGTTAATCAGAGCCCTAATATTTTAATCGACTTTCTCAAATTAATACTCCTATAGAGCCTTCATTTATATTGTCTTCTTAGCTCATATACCATGGATCCTGTCTCTGTGCTTGGCATTGCGAGCGGGGTGATTACTTTTGTTGACTTTGCGACGAAAGTCATATCAACCAGCAAAGAAATATTTCAGTCCACGCAATGTGCTACGCTTGACAATTGCACCCTCGAGGACGTTTGTGAGAGGCTCCGCAATCTCAGCGCGAGACTAGAAAACCAAGCCAAAGGCTTGTCAAAGCCTCGGGAGGCAAGTGGAATATTGAGCAGGAAACAGTATACTGTCGATGTTGCAGAGCTTCAAGATATTTCTAAGAAATGCAGAACCGATTCTGAAGAACTCCTTCAGCATCTTCAGAGTTATAAAACGAAGAATTCAAAGTCCAGACTTCGTGGAGCTATCAAGGCCGCCTTCAGGAAACAACTCAGAGAGGGAAAGATTACTGCCATGAAAGACCGACTCGAGTATGCACAACGGATAATGTCATTGCAGATCAATGCAATCATTTGGTTAGTAGTCTCTTACAAGTTCCCGCCCTTAATGTGTATGAATGTGGGCTTTCATGATTAGTTGCCTGTTTACGTTGCTAATGATATTCCATTCAGCCAACAGATCTCAGATACCAACACAACTATGGAATCATTGACCCTGGAAAGTTATCGGTTAAAAACAGATCAACAAACCAACATGAAGTCCATCTCGCATGCTTTAGACGATATTTCGGAAAGGCTCAACAActtgaagttgagagagaCCGACCTCATCAAAGCCAAAGGCCGAGATGGCCAAAGTCGAGAATCTGTCTTTTCTGATGATCAGATAGAGGCTTTGAGTCAATCAGTCAGAGAAATTCTGACTATTGAACGAAACGTTTCGGCACAGCATGCAATCATCAAGACCGTGCGCTACGATTCTTGGCCTATGCGGCATGACACGATTCACGAAGCACACAGAGAGACTTTTCAATGGGCGTTTAAATCAAAAGTCGCAAGTTGGTTACTTAAAGGAGACGGTATCTTCTGGATTTCCGGCAAACCTGGCTCTGGGAAGTCAACACTGATGAAGTTTATTGCCGACCATCGAAATACTAGAAGATATCTAGAAAAGTGGGCTTACCCTCAACCCATCGTCACCGCGTCGCATTATTTCTGGGCGGCCGGAACCCCAATGCAAAAGTCCCTGCAGGGTCTTTACCGATCTTTGCTCTACGACATCTTTCGGAGACTGCCGTCGTGTATCCCTATTGCCACCCCAGAACGATGGGCCACCGTCTTGTACGCCTCTCAGGAAAGGCTACTTGATCACGACGAACCATGGAACTTGGCAGAACTGTCGGCGGCTCTGCAGAACTTGGCGAAATCTAGGGATCTTCCTGCAAAGGTATGCATCTGTGTCGACGGTATGGACGAGTTCGACGGCGACATGCTGGAGCTTTGCGAGATTCTCAAAGCATTCTCTCGTTCATCACACATTAAGCTTTGTCTATCTAGTCGTCCATGGAACGTTTTCAAGGACGCGTTTGGATCAGAGCTATCGAAACTGATATACATACACGAACTAACACACAACGACATTCACAATTTTGCACGAGACGAGCTGCAAAGTCATCCGCGGTGGATCACAAGTACTTGTGGAACGGACGCATTAGAGAGAGAGGCGCTTATTGAAGCCGTCGCTATCCGCGCGGAAGGTGTTTTCCTTTGGGCATTTCTCGTTACTAAGTCGCTGAGAGAGGGTCTATCCAATGACGACACTATTTCGGACATGCAAGAGCGACTGGACAGCCTGCCGAGGAGTCTCGAGGACCTTTTCAAGCACATTCTGGAAACCGTGGACCCGATTTACCATCCTAAAATGGCTGGTATGTTGAGGGTTACTGCACAAGCGGTAAACCCTTTGCTACTCGACCATTACTGGCATTATGAAAAGGGATTTGAGAAACTTCAGTACGCCATTCTATGCCCGATATACCCTTATTCCCACGGGCAGATCTTGACGCTGCGGGAACAAGCCGGCAGGAGGATTAATGCCATGACAAAGGGCCTGCTCGAAGTGAGGAATGGACGTGTCGAGTTTCTTCATCGGACAGTGAAGGATTATCTGGGCACTAAGGAGGGAAGCAACTATATCGATGAGCGCATAAGGCCCAAACATAGCATCTGGCTATCAATCCTGGGAGCATTCCTCGCCCACATGAAAACCACGACATACGCCACTACTCAATTGGCAGGAATCGTCAGACACGCTGCAGGACAAAACACGGGCCAGTGTATCCGGGATCTCCACGAAGCATTCTTATATGCAACATTAGCAGCGCGAGCGCCAGACGATGGCAGTCAGGTTGTGAAATATTTGGACGAGTATGAAAGATCACTCCAATACATGCAAGAGACATCCCAAGTTACTGTGGACGCATTAACGCCATACGATCGAAGACTGCCATTTAGAGAAGAGCTACTGAAGCACAATCTCCCCTTCTACCTCGAGAAAAAGCTTGAGCATGACCCCGACTATTTCGAAATATTCGACAGATCACCACTATTCGCCGCGTTGATGCCCATTGTTCCATGTCCGTTACCGGAGCGGCCCGATCCTTGCATACGCATGGTTGAGATTCTGCTTCAGAAGGGGATTGATCCGAATGATCCGATGACAACAGGCAAAACCTTCAAGCCTCTTTCGCCGCTGCAATTATTCATCAGCCGAGAACTTGAACACACAGAAGGCTATAACAGCTTGGTTGCTCTTCTCGAATCATATAGCATAAATCGTCAGCTCAAGACTACATTGAAGCCTAAGAAGTTTGAGGAAGCCAAGCGAAAGAGTGAGGGAAAATCTAAACATCGGGTAAAGAGACGTAAGTGACTGAGTGAGGAAAGTCGGCTTATGAGACGGTTCAGCACAAGAAGTAATATACATTAAACGACGACCCGAGATGAAGGAGTTTCGAAAAGGGAGCCAGTTGCGATAAATGGCCTACGGTAGACTCAGCCAACATCCACATACGGAAACTCGATTATTAGTGTTTTATATTGGTTGTTCGTACGAGGCTTGACGCCCTGTTCACAGGCATGCCTATACGAGATTATCGAACGTGGTCACGGCGAACAAGGATCTGTGAATGTAAAGCGTCCTTGTCTGGAAGAGACATACTATGAACAGTTTAATAGGGATTCAGTACACGTCGTGGATATCAAGAACAACCCGCTCCGCGAGTTAACAGAGATTGGTATCACCCTTGAAGACGGGACTCATCACGAACTCGACGTCATCGCCGTCGCCACCGGATTCGTGAGTTCTTTCGTATGGGGTTATGAAATTAGTCCCCTAACTTTGGCAGGACGTGTCTACCGGCTCCATGACCCAGCTAGGGGACCCAGCTATCCAAACATGTTCTCCATCTACAGTGCCCAGGCCTCGACCCTACTCAGTAACGGTCCGACAACAGTGTAGATTCAGGGCCGATGGGTGGTCGATGCCATTATCAAGATGAAGCGTGGAGGCGTCTAATACATAAACCCCAATACTGAAGCAGCGCGTTGTTGATCTGAATAACGCTACTTTGTTCCCTACCATCAAGTCTACGTATATGGGGGCAATGTCCCTGGCAAGGCGTTTGAGCCTCTGGCTTATGCTGCCGGTCTCCCGGCTTACAAGAATGAGATCCGAGCTGCGTTGGTCGTTCAATTTTGGATGGGACTCGGGTGACTTGGGCGGTACGTCAAGGTAACTAGGGATTGTGGCCACGCCTACAAGTGGTTGTAGTAGCATTTTCAGCTCACCTGGCTGCCGTGTGGCGGTTGGTCATGCCGAATCGGGCAGTCGTTTATGAAGTTATGTTTAAAATTCTCACTTTTTTATACTGAAtctaataataatcttaaagaTACCTTCAAAGTGCAGGGGCGCTGGACATAGTTGACAAAGGCAGGTTTCTAGACTGCTGTATATGGCTCCCATGGAGGCATCGTTATACATGTCTACTCAGGCTTGGCTCCTCCAAGTTTGTCCTTCGTTACCCCCCATTGATGCTCATAGCCAAA of Fusarium musae strain F31 chromosome 5, whole genome shotgun sequence contains these proteins:
- a CDS encoding hypothetical protein (EggNog:ENOG41) → MKSISHALDDISERLNNLKLRETDLIKAKGRDGQSRESVFSDDQIEALSQSVREILTIERNVSAQHAIIKTVRYDSWPMRHDTIHEAHRETFQWAFKSKVASWLLKGDGIFWISGKPGSGKSTLMKFIADHRNTRRYLEKWAYPQPIVTASHYFWAAGTPMQKSLQGLYRSLLYDIFRRLPSCIPIATPERWATVLYASQERLLDHDEPWNLAELSAALQNLAKSRDLPAKVCICVDGMDEFDGDMLELCEILKAFSRSSHIKLCLSSRPWNVFKDAFGSELSKLIYIHELTHNDIHNFARDELQSHPRWITSTCGTDALEREALIEAVAIRAEGVFLWAFLVTKSLREGLSNDDTISDMQERLDSLPRSLEDLFKHILETVDPIYHPKMAGMLRVTAQAVNPLLLDHYWHYEKGFEKLQYAILCPIYPYSHGQILTLREQAGRRINAMTKGLLEVRNGRVEFLHRTVKDYLGTKEGSNYIDERIRPKHSIWLSILGAFLAHMKTTTYATTQLAGIVRHAAGQNTGQCIRDLHEAFLYATLAARAPDDGSQVVKYLDEYERSLQYMQETSQVTVDALTPYDRRLPFREELLKHNLPFYLEKKLEHDPDYFEIFDRSPLFAALMPIVPCPLPERPDPCIRMVEILLQKGIDPNDPMTTGKTFKPLSPLQLFISRELEHTEGYNSLVALLESYSINRQLKTTLKPKKFEEAKRKSEGKSKHRVKRRK